From one Bradyrhizobium sp. Ash2021 genomic stretch:
- a CDS encoding sigma-54 dependent transcriptional regulator: MASDILIVDDEADIRDLVAGILEDEGFITRTARDSDSALAEIANRRPNLVFLDIWLQGSKLDGLQLLEQIKKDHADVPVVMISGHGNIETAVAAIKRGAYDFIEKPFKSDRLILVATRALETSRLKREVKELKQLAPAASVLTGRSACMNQLRQTIDRAAKANSRILIVGPSGSGKELAARMLHHASSRAEGPFVVINAAAITPERMEVELFGIEQSNGEHQRKAGALEEAHGGTLFIDEIADMPRETQNKILRVLVDQTFLRSGGTAKVHVDVRIISSTARNLEEEIAEGRFREDLYHRLSVVPIRVPPLSERREDIPELIDYFMDQISVATGLPKRQIGQDAMAVLQSHVWPGNVRQLRNNVERVMILAGGGPEAIITADMLPQDVGSMVPAMPTSNNGEHIMGLPLREAREVFERDYLIAQISRFSGNISRTAEFVGMERSALHRKLKALGVG, encoded by the coding sequence ATGGCCAGTGACATTCTGATTGTCGACGACGAAGCAGATATTCGGGACCTCGTTGCAGGCATCCTGGAGGACGAAGGCTTCATTACCCGCACCGCGCGCGACAGCGATTCGGCGCTGGCGGAGATCGCCAACCGCCGTCCAAATCTGGTGTTCCTCGACATCTGGCTGCAGGGCTCCAAGCTCGACGGTTTGCAGCTGCTTGAGCAGATCAAGAAGGATCATGCCGACGTGCCTGTCGTCATGATTTCCGGCCATGGCAACATCGAAACCGCGGTCGCAGCGATCAAGCGCGGCGCGTATGACTTCATCGAAAAGCCCTTCAAATCGGACCGGCTGATTCTGGTGGCGACCCGGGCGCTGGAGACATCGCGCCTCAAGCGTGAAGTGAAAGAACTCAAGCAACTGGCTCCTGCGGCTAGCGTTCTGACCGGCCGATCCGCCTGCATGAACCAGCTGCGCCAAACCATCGACCGGGCTGCCAAGGCCAACAGCCGCATCCTGATCGTCGGTCCCTCCGGTTCGGGCAAGGAACTGGCGGCGCGCATGCTGCATCATGCCTCTAGCCGTGCCGAAGGGCCGTTCGTGGTCATCAACGCCGCGGCGATCACGCCGGAGCGGATGGAAGTCGAACTGTTCGGGATCGAGCAGTCCAATGGCGAGCATCAACGCAAAGCCGGCGCGCTGGAAGAAGCCCATGGCGGCACGCTGTTCATCGACGAAATCGCCGACATGCCGCGCGAAACCCAGAACAAGATCCTGCGTGTGCTGGTCGATCAGACCTTTCTGCGCTCCGGCGGCACTGCCAAGGTCCATGTCGATGTCCGCATCATCTCCTCGACCGCGCGCAATCTGGAAGAAGAAATCGCGGAAGGGCGATTCCGCGAAGATCTCTATCACCGGCTCTCGGTGGTGCCGATCCGGGTGCCGCCATTGTCCGAGCGCCGCGAGGACATTCCCGAACTGATCGACTACTTCATGGATCAGATTTCGGTTGCGACGGGCTTGCCGAAGCGCCAGATCGGCCAGGATGCGATGGCGGTACTGCAGTCCCATGTCTGGCCCGGCAACGTCCGGCAACTCCGCAACAATGTCGAGCGCGTCATGATTCTGGCCGGCGGCGGTCCGGAGGCGATCATCACCGCCGATATGCTGCCGCAGGACGTCGGTTCGATGGTGCCGGCAATGCCGACCAGCAACAATGGCGAGCACATCATGGGGCTGCCGCTGCGTGAGGCGCGGGAAGTGTTCGAGCGAGACTATTTGATTGCCCAGATCAGCCGCTTCTCGGGCAACATCTCGCGCACGGCCGAATTCGTCGGCATGGAGCGCTCGGCCCTGCACCGCAAGCTCAAGGCACTCGGGGTCGGTTGA
- the hfq gene encoding RNA chaperone Hfq, translated as MAADRAQNLQDTFLNHVRKTKTPLTIFLVNGVKLQGIVTWFDNFCLLLRRDGHSQLVYKHAISTIMPGAPIQLFEGGEDAPA; from the coding sequence ATGGCGGCAGACCGCGCACAAAACCTACAAGACACCTTCCTAAATCATGTTCGCAAAACCAAAACGCCACTGACGATCTTTCTGGTCAATGGAGTGAAGCTGCAGGGGATTGTCACCTGGTTCGACAATTTCTGCCTGTTGCTGCGTCGCGACGGTCATTCGCAGCTTGTATACAAGCATGCGATTTCGACCATCATGCCGGGCGCTCCGATCCAGTTGTTCGAAGGCGGCGAGGATGCTCCGGCTTGA
- the hflX gene encoding GTPase HflX gives MEPLNLKGGADRPRSAEGRETGRVIVIGPYLRMRRGDPDAQTNDAVRDSEARLEEAAGLALAIDLTIADTLIASISQIRPATYLGKGKVEEITGLITGHDIELVVMDCALSPIQQRNLEKAWNTKVLDRTGLILEIFGRRAKTKEGALQVELAHLNYQRSRLVRSWTHLERQRGGFGFMGGPGETQIEADRRLIGDRIIRLENELKKVQATRRLHRAGRQRVPYRVVALVGYTNAGKSTLFNRLTRADVQAADMLFATLDPTLRALALPHGGKAMLSDTVGFISNLPTQLVAAFRATLEEVLEADIILHVRDMSHEDAEAQERDVDAVLRKLGIDPDAGQRVLEVWNKIDRFDAEERENLRNIAARRPPERPCFLVSAATGEGVEALLAAIEDRLAAFRMTLDLSVDAADGAGISWLHRNSEVLNKQLHDGRFDMTVRVDATKRDIVVSRFDAVPHVA, from the coding sequence TTGGAACCCCTAAATCTTAAAGGGGGCGCCGACCGTCCGCGGTCGGCGGAGGGCAGAGAAACCGGGCGGGTGATCGTCATCGGCCCTTACTTGCGTATGCGCCGCGGCGACCCCGACGCGCAAACGAATGATGCTGTCCGCGATTCCGAGGCACGGTTGGAGGAGGCGGCCGGTCTGGCGCTCGCCATCGATCTCACGATCGCGGATACACTGATCGCGTCGATCAGCCAGATCCGTCCTGCCACCTATCTCGGCAAGGGCAAGGTCGAGGAGATCACAGGTCTCATCACCGGGCATGACATCGAACTTGTGGTGATGGATTGCGCACTGTCGCCGATCCAGCAGCGCAATCTCGAGAAGGCCTGGAACACCAAGGTTCTCGACCGCACCGGGCTGATCCTGGAAATCTTCGGCCGCCGCGCCAAGACCAAGGAAGGCGCGCTGCAGGTCGAGCTCGCGCATCTCAATTACCAGCGCTCGCGCCTGGTTCGCTCATGGACCCATCTGGAGCGCCAGCGCGGCGGCTTTGGATTCATGGGCGGCCCCGGCGAAACCCAGATCGAAGCCGACCGCCGCCTGATCGGCGACCGCATCATCCGGCTCGAGAATGAACTGAAGAAGGTTCAGGCGACGCGGAGGCTGCATCGCGCCGGCCGGCAGCGGGTGCCGTACCGCGTGGTGGCGCTGGTCGGCTACACCAACGCCGGAAAGTCGACGCTGTTCAATCGCCTGACCCGCGCCGACGTGCAGGCCGCCGACATGCTGTTTGCGACACTGGACCCGACGCTGCGCGCGCTGGCGCTGCCGCATGGCGGCAAGGCGATGCTGTCGGACACGGTCGGTTTCATTTCCAACCTGCCGACGCAGCTGGTCGCCGCGTTTCGCGCGACGCTGGAAGAGGTGCTGGAGGCGGACATCATCCTTCATGTCCGCGACATGTCCCATGAAGATGCGGAAGCGCAGGAGCGCGACGTCGATGCCGTGCTGCGCAAGCTGGGTATCGATCCCGATGCCGGGCAACGCGTTCTCGAAGTCTGGAACAAGATCGATCGCTTCGATGCGGAAGAGCGCGAAAACCTGCGCAACATCGCCGCGCGCCGGCCGCCGGAACGGCCGTGCTTCCTAGTTTCCGCCGCGACCGGCGAGGGGGTCGAGGCGCTACTGGCCGCAATCGAGGATCGTTTGGCGGCTTTTCGGATGACGCTGGACCTCTCCGTCGACGCCGCCGATGGCGCCGGCATCAGCTGGCTGCATCGCAATTCAGAAGTGCTGAACAAGCAGCTTCACGACGGGCGATTCGATATGACCGTGCGCGTCGACGCGACCAAGCGCGACATCGTGGTGTCGCGTTTCGATGCCGTGCCGCACGTGGCGTAA
- the mazG gene encoding nucleoside triphosphate pyrophosphohydrolase gives MTPSRDISRLLEIMAALRTPVTGCPWDLEQDFASIAQYTIEEAYEVVDAITRGDLDDLRDELGDLLLQVVFHSRMAEEQNAFAFGDVVEAVTRKMIRRHPHVFADQDGRLTATHVKGNWDRIKAEEKAERAAGRPPEQAEHKSLLSSVKAGQPALTRAMDLQRTASTVGFDWNDPRAVLHKIREEADEIEAALDRGDAGELAAETGDLLFALVNLARHVGADPETALRGTNAKFERRFGYIERVLAAKGRSLESATLAEMDALWNEAKGEEQPAPPAAVKALGRG, from the coding sequence ATGACCCCTTCCCGCGACATTTCACGTTTGCTCGAGATCATGGCAGCGCTGCGCACGCCCGTGACCGGCTGCCCCTGGGATCTCGAACAGGATTTTGCGTCGATCGCGCAATACACCATCGAGGAGGCCTATGAGGTCGTCGACGCCATCACGCGCGGCGATCTCGACGATCTCCGTGACGAACTCGGCGACCTCCTGCTGCAGGTCGTGTTCCACTCGCGGATGGCGGAGGAGCAGAACGCCTTCGCGTTCGGCGACGTGGTCGAGGCGGTCACGCGAAAAATGATCCGACGGCATCCGCACGTGTTCGCCGACCAGGACGGGCGGCTGACTGCGACCCATGTGAAAGGCAACTGGGATCGCATCAAGGCGGAAGAGAAAGCCGAGCGCGCCGCGGGCCGGCCGCCGGAACAGGCCGAGCACAAATCGCTGCTGTCGAGCGTCAAGGCGGGGCAGCCGGCGCTGACGCGCGCGATGGATTTGCAGCGCACGGCCTCGACGGTTGGTTTTGACTGGAACGACCCGCGCGCGGTGCTGCACAAGATCCGCGAGGAAGCCGACGAGATCGAGGCCGCGCTCGACCGCGGCGACGCCGGCGAACTCGCCGCCGAGACCGGCGATCTCCTGTTCGCACTGGTCAATCTGGCGCGACATGTCGGCGCCGATCCCGAAACCGCACTGCGCGGCACCAATGCCAAATTCGAACGCCGCTTTGGCTATATCGAGCGCGTTCTGGCGGCCAAGGGCCGTTCACTCGAAAGCGCCACGCTCGCCGAGATGGACGCGTTGTGGAATGAAGCCAAGGGCGAGGAGCAGCCCGCGCCGCCTGCGGCGGTAAAGGCGCTGGGTCGCGGCTGA
- the queC gene encoding 7-cyano-7-deazaguanine synthase QueC has product MNNQSPSDTALVLFSGGQDSTTCLAWALQRFAHVEMIGFSYGQRHAIELACRDRLLTGMKALRPDWAAKLGESHTLEIPTLAEISDTALTRDVAIEMGADGLPNTFVPGRNLVFLTFAAALAYRRGIRHIIGGMCETDYSGYPDCRDETIKALNAALSLGMAKSFELHTPLMWLDKAATWKLAHDLGGAGLVDLIREQSHTCYLGERGAQHEWGYGCGECPACALRARGWREYAGR; this is encoded by the coding sequence ATGAACAATCAATCCCCATCCGATACCGCGCTGGTGCTGTTTTCCGGCGGGCAGGATTCCACCACCTGCCTCGCCTGGGCGCTGCAGCGCTTCGCCCATGTCGAAATGATCGGCTTCAGCTACGGACAGCGTCACGCCATCGAGCTCGCGTGTCGCGACCGTCTCCTTACGGGCATGAAAGCCTTGCGGCCGGATTGGGCGGCAAAACTCGGCGAGAGCCACACGCTGGAGATCCCGACGCTGGCCGAGATTTCCGATACCGCGCTGACGCGCGACGTCGCAATCGAAATGGGCGCCGACGGCCTGCCCAATACGTTCGTGCCGGGCCGCAATCTGGTGTTTCTCACCTTTGCCGCCGCGCTGGCCTATCGGCGTGGCATCCGGCATATCATCGGCGGCATGTGCGAGACCGATTATTCCGGCTATCCGGATTGCCGCGACGAAACCATCAAGGCGTTGAACGCCGCGCTCAGTCTCGGCATGGCCAAATCCTTCGAACTCCACACGCCGCTGATGTGGCTCGACAAGGCTGCGACCTGGAAACTCGCGCACGATCTCGGCGGGGCAGGGCTGGTCGATCTGATCCGCGAGCAATCCCACACCTGTTATCTCGGCGAGCGCGGCGCGCAGCATGAATGGGGGTATGGCTGCGGCGAGTGCCCGGCCTGCGCGTTGCGGGCAAGGGGATGGCGGGAATATGCGGGGAGGTGA
- a CDS encoding tetratricopeptide repeat-containing protein, translated as MKALKASVCIVVTALALSLSLRAPSYAGEDEASALSQQMKELYRAGKYAEALPLAQKSLALREKEFGPDDANVAMPLNDLGTIHYNLGQYAVAELLYKRSLAIREKTLGQDHAEVATVLNNLGELYRAEERYAEAEPLLKRPIAIRDKTSGPDDPSIVLALSNLAAVYSNRGRYDQAEPLFKRGLAVLEKAHGPDDPEATVLMNNLADAYTHRHRYADAERLLKRSMAVTEKAFGPDHPDVAQALNNLAALYARQGRNADAERLFKRSVATFEKTLGPNHPDLADVLENLAGLCRDQGRYADAEQFSKRSMAIRGKAGSGPI; from the coding sequence ATGAAGGCCCTGAAAGCTTCGGTCTGTATCGTGGTCACCGCGCTCGCCCTGAGCCTGTCGCTCCGCGCGCCATCCTACGCGGGTGAGGACGAGGCGAGCGCTCTCAGCCAGCAGATGAAAGAGCTTTATCGGGCTGGGAAGTACGCGGAAGCGCTGCCATTGGCTCAGAAGTCTCTGGCCCTTCGCGAGAAGGAGTTTGGTCCCGATGATGCGAATGTCGCGATGCCGCTGAATGACCTTGGCACGATCCACTACAATCTGGGTCAATACGCCGTTGCCGAGCTGCTGTACAAGCGCTCACTGGCCATCAGGGAGAAGACGCTCGGTCAGGATCATGCGGAAGTCGCAACTGTGCTGAACAATCTGGGCGAACTCTACCGCGCGGAAGAGCGTTACGCGGAAGCGGAGCCGCTGCTCAAGCGGCCGATCGCCATTCGCGATAAAACGAGCGGTCCCGACGATCCGTCGATCGTGCTGGCGTTGAGCAACCTCGCCGCTGTCTACAGCAATCGGGGTCGGTACGACCAGGCCGAGCCGCTGTTCAAGCGGGGGCTGGCCGTCCTCGAGAAGGCGCACGGCCCCGATGATCCCGAAGCCACGGTGTTGATGAACAACCTGGCCGATGCCTACACCCATCGGCATCGTTACGCCGATGCCGAGCGGCTGCTCAAGCGATCGATGGCGGTGACCGAGAAGGCGTTCGGACCCGACCATCCCGACGTCGCACAGGCGCTGAACAATTTAGCCGCACTTTACGCGCGTCAAGGGCGTAACGCCGATGCCGAGCGGCTTTTCAAGCGGTCGGTGGCCACCTTCGAGAAGACGCTCGGTCCGAACCATCCGGATCTCGCGGATGTTCTGGAGAACCTGGCCGGTCTCTGCAGGGATCAGGGTCGCTATGCCGATGCCGAACAATTCTCCAAGCGTTCGATGGCCATTCGAGGGAAAGCAGGGTCGGGACCGATCTGA